The proteins below come from a single Rosa rugosa chromosome 2, drRosRugo1.1, whole genome shotgun sequence genomic window:
- the LOC133730194 gene encoding uncharacterized protein LOC133730194, giving the protein MAGIEGHDNSTSGVLEAIQDMASAIRKNNNSQQEDAGGRFMRIQGEFCKCQPPIFKGVPDPMAAEEWIRQIKRKLKNQRVPEELKVEIACTYLEEQAYHWWESVLRMPDTEITTWDAFENIFLEKYFPSTVKGMKAREFVNLVQGELSIADYQAKFEELMRFAPNMILDEYTKAKRFEDGLKPMIREKVAILKLNRYADVVERALIAEQSVLESMKTLDFKTQRLERTAQDPRVCFQCGKFGHIQKNCPLLQIRAPQHHTYAPYLPQQNYQRPQYGQHPRYQGGVPTQARPNGPTSGRQPAQLAQDRVYCLGQVNN; this is encoded by the coding sequence ATGGCTGGAATAGAAGGACACGACAACAGTACTTCTGGAGTTCTTGAAGCCATACAGGACATGGCTAGTGCGATCAGGAAAAATAATAATTCTCAGCAAGAAGATGCTGGAGGAAGATTTATGAGGATTCAAGGAGAATTCTGCAAATGTCAACCACCAATATTTAAGGGAGTTCCTGATCCAATGGCTGCAGAGGAATGGATACGTCAGATTAAGAGAAAACTGAAAAATCAAAGGGTTCCTGAAGAACTAAAGGTAGAAATTGCTTGTACTTATCTGGAAGAACAAGCTTACCATTGGTGGGAATCTGTTTTGAGGATGCCAGATACAGAGATTACAACTTGGGATGCTTTTGAGAATATTTTCCTAGAGAAATATTTTCCAAGTACTGTGAAAGGGATGAAGGCTAGGGAATTTGTTAATCTTGTTCAAGGTGAGTTGTCCATAGCTGATTATCAAGCAAAATTTGAAGAACTGATGCGTTTTGCACCGAATATGATTCTTGATGAATATACTAAAGCAAAGAGATTTGAAGATGGTCTTAAGCCAATGATTCGGGAGAAGGTGGCAATTTTGAAATTGAATAGGTATGCTGATGTGGTGGAACGAGCTCTTATAGCAGAACAGAGTGTTTTAGAATCTATGAAGACATTAGATTTCAAAACACAGAGGTTAGAGAGGACAGCTCAAGATCCACGAGTTTGTTTCCAATGTGGAAAATTTGGACATATCCAAAAGAACTGCCCACTGTTACAAATCCGTGCCCCACAACATCATACATATGCTCCTTACCTACCTCAACAGAATTACCAGAGGCCACAGTATGGTCAACATCCTAGATATCAAGGAGGAGTACCTACTCAAGCTAGGCCAAATGGACCAACAAGTGGAAGACAACCTGCACAACTCGCACAGGATCGAGTGTATTGTTTGGGTCAAGTTAACAATTAG
- the LOC133730193 gene encoding uncharacterized protein LOC133730193, with product MADSLVARCIYSGKVYMIPLNQCMSYSNLYEDISRMFQFLPSDVIELQYSVPGCEVCFIHSDRDFHMLFCGARIHKLDCVDISVSKIGGSYSKTCSVDSYSGVIDEDDYLGEAFRTEVHKSYLSDEWSSYIHHVGEKFHGAAELREKLRKYAIAVGFEFVFLRNDFDRIHAVCSNVGTEGCDWHLRALSSSANGCLYITELNNIHTCKGVVRTQKHKLLGSKVVKSCIAADVSYNLSLKPREIMSKFKSTYGFDISYKVALKAKHRAKDAIYGSDADSFSKLSWYKEAVLESNPGSCFVLEVDPSTNRFQRLFVAYGGCVEGFQFCLPVLYVDGTFGKSIYKGQTLSATGRNGNQGFYPLAICFCDSETDANWTFFFKHLKSLLEPQGRVITFISDRGTGLLSAFDKVFAGHPHLFCYKHLVANLVGKYRGKGNSVLIEEVKKMFFKVAYSSTEKEYHFNLRLLRQEGGAEIIDSFLAEIPVENWCRAFYTSCRYGIMANGIAESFNSWIGLERMMPVYCMLDQTRIKQMEMACERRDEAERWTTELTPKMEERLKEQMENSRRFSVHYSSPGVYEVRSEFSYVVNITDHTCSCVKWQINCFPCPHGLAAIQAASENFYDYIDKYFHVDMFKKSYSFPIRPISNVDMCSSESATDIILPPLAKRPPGRPRVKRFKSIGEVEKKLIRCGRCGKMGTHNKLSCTEPLVQQ from the exons ATGGCTGATTCTTTGGTTGCTAGGTGCATATATTCTGGAAAAGTTTATATGATTCCTTTGAATCAATGTATGAGCTATTCTAACTTGTATGAAGACATTTCCCGTATGTTCCAGTTTTTGCCAAGTGATGTTATTGAGCTTCAGTATTCAGTTCCTGGTTGTGaagtttgttttattcattCCGATCGTGATTTCCATATGCTGTTCTGTGGTGCTAGAATACATAAGTTAGATTGTGTTGATATTTCTGTTTCAAAGATTGGTGGAAGTTACAGCAAAACGTGTTCAGTGGATAGTTATTCGGGAGTTATTGATGAAGACGATTATTTGGGGGAGGCATTTAGGACTGAAGTTCATAAGTCCTATTTGTCTGATGAGTGGAGTTCTTATATTCATCATGTCGGGGAGAAGTTTCATGGTGCAGCTGAGCTGCGTGAGAAGCTGAGGAAGTATGCAATTGCAGTTGGTTTCGAGTTTGTGTTTTTGAGAAATGATTTTGACCGTATTCATGCAGTCTGTTCAAATGTTGGAACCGAAGGTTGTGATTGGCATCTTCGTGCTCTTTCATCATCTGCCAATGGCTGCCTTTATATAACAGAGTTGAATAATATTCACACTTGCAAGGGTGTAGTTAGGACTCAAAAACACAAGCTTttgggatccaaggttgtcaagaGTTGCATTGCTGCCGATGTTAGCTATAATCTTTCCTTGAAGCCAAGGGAGATTATGAGTAAGTTCAAGTCAACATATGGGTTTGATATTTCCTACAAGGTTGCCTTGAAAGCAAAGCATAGGGCTAAGGATGCGATTTATGGTTCCGATGCAGATTCGTTCAGCAAGTTATCTTGGTATAAGGAAGCTGTTTTGGAGAGTAACCCGGGCTCTTgttttgtgttggaagttgACCCATCTACTAATCGTTTTCAGAGGCTTTTCGTAGCTTACGGAGGTTGTGTTGAAGGCTTCCAATTCTGTTTGCCGGTCTTGTATGTTGATGGCACATTTGGTAAAAGTATTTACAAAGGCCAGACTCTTTCTGCAACTGGAAGGAATGGGAATCAAG GTTTCTACCCTCTAGCCATATGTTTTTGTGATTCTGAGACTGATGCAAATTGGACATTCTTTTTTAAGCATTTGAAGAGTTTGCTTGAACCTCAAGGAAGAGTCATCACATTTATTAGTGATCGGGGTACTGGATTGTTGAGTGCTTTTGATAAGGTGTTTGCTGGTCATCCACACCTGTTTTGTTACAAGCATTTGGTGGCGAACCTTGTCGGTAAATATAGGGGTAAAGGTAATTCTGTTTTGATAGAAGAGGTTAAGAAGATGTTTTTTAAGGTTGCATATTCCTCTACTGAGAAGGAATACCATTTCAATTTGCGGTTGCTTAGACAAGAGGGTGGTGCTGAGATTATTGACTCTTTTCTTGCTGAAATTCCAGTGGAAAATTGGTGCCGTGCATTTTATACTAGCTGCCGATATGGCATTATGGCTAATGGGATTGCTGAATCATTTAACTCTTGGATTGGACTTGAGCGTATGATGCCGGTATATTGTATGTTGGATCAGACCAGAATTAAACAAATGGAGATGGCATGTGAGAGGAGAGATGAGGCAGAACGTTGGACCACAGAACTGACTCCCAAAATGGAGGAAAGGTTGAAGGAGCAGATGGAGAATTCCCGTCGTTTCAGTGTCCATTACTCTAGCCCTGGTGTTTATGAGGTTCGATCTGAGTTCTCTTATGTAGTTAACATTACCGATCATACATGTTCATGCGTGAAATGGCAAATCAATTGCTTTCCTTGCCCTCATGGCCTTGCTGCAATACAAGCGGCCTCTGAAAATTTCTATGATTATATTGACAAGTACTTTCATGTTGATATGTTCAAGAAGAGCTACAGTTTTCCTATTCGGCCGATAAGCAATGTTGACATGTGTTCTTCTGAATCTGCTACTGACATTATATTACCTCCCCTTGCGAAGAGGCCACCTGGGAGACCTCGGGTGAAGAGGTTCAAGTCTATTGGAGAGGTGGAAAAGAAGCTGATTCGTTGTGGCCGTTGCGGAAAAATGGGCACTCATAACAAGCTGAGTTGCACAGAACCTCTTGTTCAGCAGTAG